One Pseudomonadales bacterium genomic region harbors:
- a CDS encoding spore maturation protein yields the protein MLSHIWFGFFLLAFIASLLQWLLMGQAHIFSDVITATFDMAKLGVEISLGLIGVLCLWLGFFKVAEASGMIAKVAKLLAPLFRRLMPEIPQGHPALGSVTMNLGANVLGLDNAATPLGLKAMRDLQSLNTSKDSASDAQILFLVLNTSSVTLLPVTVFLFRAQQGAAEPALVFIPILLATTASTLAGLLLTASIQKLPIWDRVVWAYIAGFILLLSMLVFTLAQMPPEAMAPFSTQLGNFILFAVIMLFLVHGYYRRVNVYEAFIVGAKQGFGVAVRIIPYLVGMLVAIGVFRASGVLDGLIWIIERLVVGLGLDAEFVKALPTALMKPLSGSGARAMMLETMSTYGVDSFPALVSATIQGSTETTFYVLAVYFGSVGIKKVRHAIACGLFADLVGIITAILVSYWFFG from the coding sequence GTGTTAAGCCATATTTGGTTCGGTTTCTTCCTGCTTGCGTTTATCGCCAGCCTTTTGCAATGGCTGTTGATGGGCCAAGCACATATTTTCTCCGATGTTATTACCGCCACTTTCGATATGGCCAAACTGGGCGTTGAAATTTCGCTTGGATTGATTGGTGTACTTTGTCTTTGGCTCGGCTTTTTTAAGGTGGCAGAAGCTTCCGGTATGATCGCCAAGGTAGCGAAATTGCTCGCGCCGTTGTTTCGCAGACTGATGCCCGAAATACCGCAAGGGCATCCGGCGCTGGGCTCCGTTACTATGAATCTGGGTGCCAATGTGCTTGGCTTAGATAATGCGGCAACCCCTTTGGGGCTCAAAGCCATGCGTGATTTGCAATCCTTGAACACCAGCAAGGATAGTGCTTCAGACGCGCAAATATTATTTCTCGTACTCAACACCTCTTCAGTCACCTTACTACCGGTGACTGTATTTCTGTTCCGCGCGCAGCAGGGTGCAGCAGAGCCAGCCTTGGTGTTCATCCCGATATTGTTAGCGACGACAGCATCGACGCTGGCTGGTCTGTTGCTGACTGCCAGTATTCAAAAATTACCGATCTGGGATCGTGTAGTGTGGGCCTATATCGCGGGTTTTATTTTGCTCCTGTCTATGCTCGTCTTTACTTTAGCGCAAATGCCACCGGAGGCGATGGCACCCTTCTCGACGCAGCTTGGTAACTTTATTCTTTTTGCTGTCATCATGCTGTTTCTTGTGCATGGCTATTACCGCCGAGTTAATGTGTATGAAGCTTTTATTGTGGGAGCTAAACAGGGCTTTGGTGTGGCGGTGCGTATTATTCCTTATCTGGTCGGAATGCTCGTGGCCATAGGTGTTTTTCGCGCCAGCGGCGTGTTAGATGGACTAATATGGATTATCGAACGCTTGGTCGTTGGTTTGGGCTTGGATGCAGAGTTCGTCAAAGCACTGCCGACCGCACTGATGAAGCCGTTAAGCGGCAGCGGTGCGCGTGCCATGATGTTAGAAACCATGTCCACCTACGGGGTTGACTCTTTCCCCGCTTTAGTTTCAGCAACGATTCAAGGCAGCACGGAGACAACTTTTTATGTGCTGGCCGTCTATTTTGGCAGCGTGGGTATTAAAAAGGTACGTCATGCCATTGCCTGTGGGCTCTTTGCCGATCTCGTTGGTATCATCACTGCAATTTTGGTTTCTTATTGGTTTTTTGGATAG
- a CDS encoding paraslipin gives MTAVSIAIIAIIILAKTAVIVPQQSAYVVESLGKYSRTLRAGFHILIPFIERAAYKHSLKELAIDIAEQICITKDNVQVGVDGVLYLQVLDPERASYGITDHIFAISQLAQTTLRSEIGKIDLDRTFEERASINGNVVAELDKASDPWGVKVLRYEIKNINPPKDVLGAMEKQMRAEREKRAVVLTSEGERDAKINEAEGDKQRVIKQSEAVKQQQINEAEGEANAILAIASATAEGLRQVALALKEEGGEAAMKLRVAEDYVTQFGKLAKESNTLVVPANLADISSMIALATSIVKSDSTSPSNS, from the coding sequence ATGACGGCAGTTTCGATAGCTATTATTGCCATTATCATACTCGCTAAAACCGCAGTCATCGTCCCCCAACAAAGCGCCTATGTGGTAGAGAGCCTCGGCAAATACAGCCGGACGTTACGTGCAGGATTTCATATACTCATTCCCTTTATCGAAAGGGCCGCGTATAAGCACAGTCTCAAGGAATTAGCGATCGATATTGCGGAGCAAATCTGTATTACCAAGGATAACGTACAGGTCGGCGTCGATGGAGTGTTGTATCTGCAGGTGCTGGATCCGGAACGGGCATCTTATGGCATCACCGATCATATCTTTGCCATCTCTCAACTGGCGCAAACCACGTTACGTAGTGAAATTGGTAAAATCGATTTGGATCGTACCTTTGAAGAAAGGGCTTCGATCAACGGCAATGTTGTCGCAGAACTGGATAAGGCCTCAGACCCTTGGGGTGTAAAAGTACTGCGTTACGAAATAAAGAATATCAACCCTCCCAAGGATGTTCTAGGCGCGATGGAAAAGCAGATGCGGGCAGAGCGGGAAAAGCGCGCGGTGGTATTAACCTCCGAAGGTGAGCGAGATGCTAAAATTAATGAAGCGGAAGGCGATAAGCAACGCGTCATTAAACAATCCGAAGCGGTCAAACAGCAACAGATCAATGAAGCCGAGGGCGAAGCGAATGCGATCTTAGCCATCGCCTCCGCAACCGCCGAGGGTTTGCGCCAAGTAGCCCTTGCCTTAAAAGAGGAAGGCGGTGAAGCAGCGATGAAACTGCGCGTTGCCGAGGACTATGTGACACAGTTCGGGAAGTTGGCAAAAGAAAGTAATACGCTGGTTGTGCCCGCTAATTTGGCGGATATTTCGTCCATGATTGCGCTTGCCACCAGCATCGTAAAAAGTGACTCAACATCGCCTAGCAATTCATGA
- a CDS encoding GNAT family N-acetyltransferase produces the protein MIFKVPDTLVTTRLNLRQFTAADWDDMARYYADEVITRFTTGKPLSRNESWRTIACMIGHWQIYGYGPYALELQDTGQLLGVAGYWYPGGWPEPEIKWGLLREYWGQGYASEAARAILTAADGYLPEIPFVSLIHVENQASINLALALGATFEKEIDFWWGRFGIYRHKKSNK, from the coding sequence ATGATTTTTAAGGTTCCTGATACTTTAGTCACTACGCGTTTAAATCTGCGTCAGTTTACTGCGGCTGATTGGGATGATATGGCTCGATATTATGCTGACGAAGTAATCACTCGCTTTACCACTGGCAAGCCACTCTCGCGCAACGAAAGCTGGCGCACCATTGCCTGCATGATCGGGCATTGGCAAATTTACGGCTATGGCCCTTATGCCTTGGAGCTACAGGATACCGGGCAGCTGCTCGGTGTCGCTGGATACTGGTATCCCGGCGGCTGGCCCGAGCCTGAAATAAAATGGGGGTTACTCAGGGAGTACTGGGGGCAGGGCTATGCCAGCGAAGCGGCGCGTGCGATTTTGACAGCGGCGGATGGATACCTGCCTGAAATCCCCTTTGTCAGTTTGATTCATGTTGAAAATCAGGCATCAATCAATCTGGCACTCGCGCTAGGCGCGACCTTTGAGAAAGAGATAGATTTTTGGTGGGGGCGCTTTGGTATCTACCGTCACAAAAAGAGTAACAAATGA
- a CDS encoding DUF711 family protein, whose translation MNTKFSRREIIGLLGAGALMGMMPRVAGAGQKLFRIRTITAGVQMQNTSDTTSLMNAIEFLLQARSSYQALGYEVQTVRVATQPLTEYCEDWSSDRSIEKLLKLDQIATAHQLNFSIGPVITKNLLKKDFAAWAAELIKNTQSINFSVQVASTKLGVHQQTVDVAAEAIQSIAQVLTNGEGNFRFAASAFCPPGTPFFPAAYHQGKPAFSLGLESPRLLQTVFSETSDRSDAKRRLKQQMENLYEPLAKQALILAGQSQRRYLGMDVSPAPAPDASIGQAIEILTGAPFGSASTLAGCAAITDVLKSLNLKKCGYSGLMLPVLEDSVLSARAAEGRYSVSELLLYSSVCGTGLDVVPLAGDTTSDAIAALIGDMAALATKYQKPLSARLLPLPGLKVGDIARFNNPYLVDSVVMKID comes from the coding sequence ATGAATACTAAGTTTTCGCGACGAGAAATCATTGGATTGCTGGGGGCGGGAGCGCTAATGGGAATGATGCCAAGGGTTGCTGGTGCCGGGCAGAAATTGTTCCGAATCAGAACAATTACCGCTGGTGTACAGATGCAAAATACTAGCGATACTACCAGCCTGATGAACGCCATTGAATTTTTGCTGCAAGCAAGGTCCTCTTACCAAGCTTTAGGTTATGAGGTGCAGACGGTGCGGGTGGCGACTCAGCCCTTGACAGAATACTGCGAGGATTGGTCAAGCGATCGAAGCATAGAAAAATTACTAAAGCTTGACCAGATCGCTACGGCACATCAGCTGAATTTCAGCATTGGCCCGGTGATCACAAAAAACCTTCTGAAAAAAGATTTTGCGGCCTGGGCTGCGGAGCTGATTAAAAATACCCAGAGTATTAACTTTTCGGTGCAGGTTGCTTCTACCAAGTTGGGCGTTCATCAGCAGACCGTTGATGTTGCCGCTGAAGCGATACAATCAATTGCTCAGGTGCTTACAAATGGCGAAGGGAACTTTCGCTTCGCGGCTAGTGCTTTTTGTCCGCCTGGGACGCCATTTTTTCCGGCGGCTTATCACCAAGGAAAACCAGCCTTTAGTCTTGGGCTTGAGTCGCCACGTCTGTTGCAGACAGTTTTTAGTGAGACATCGGATAGGAGTGATGCCAAGCGCAGATTAAAACAACAGATGGAAAATCTTTATGAGCCGCTGGCAAAACAAGCGTTAATCCTTGCCGGGCAATCACAGCGCCGCTACCTGGGTATGGATGTGTCACCGGCGCCGGCACCCGATGCCAGTATTGGTCAAGCAATCGAAATATTGACCGGAGCGCCTTTTGGCAGTGCCTCAACGCTGGCGGGATGTGCGGCTATTACCGACGTTCTCAAATCACTCAACCTAAAAAAATGTGGCTATTCTGGACTCATGTTGCCGGTTTTAGAGGATAGCGTTCTGTCAGCGCGGGCGGCGGAAGGCCGCTACTCAGTTTCCGAATTACTCCTCTATTCCAGCGTGTGCGGTACTGGGCTTGATGTGGTGCCTCTAGCGGGTGATACTACATCCGATGCGATTGCCGCCTTAATCGGTGATATGGCGGCGTTAGCGACCAAGTACCAAAAACCCTTGTCAGCGCGATTGCTGCCGTTACCAGGATTAAAAGTGGGAGATATCGCCCGCTTTAATAACCCTTATCTAGTTGATTCGGTGGTAATGAAGATCGATTAA
- a CDS encoding peroxidase-related enzyme (This protein belongs to a clade of uncharacterized proteins related to peroxidases such as the alkylhydroperoxidase AhpD.), translating to MPFLSSIEENARPSTILKKFPESGRLIMQFTEQLIRGPASLTTAERELIGAFTSGLNACQFCCDTHSATAEVLGIPKGLIDDLIMDIDNADITDKMKPLLNYVKKLTEKPTQVTQADVDAIFAAGWDEDAFYHAVSICGLFNYYNRLIEGYGVKSAPEYRDFIGERLANEGYSSALDHND from the coding sequence ATGCCATTCCTCAGCTCGATAGAAGAAAATGCTCGTCCATCCACCATATTGAAAAAATTTCCCGAAAGCGGACGTTTAATCATGCAGTTTACGGAGCAACTCATTCGTGGCCCCGCCTCCCTGACAACGGCGGAACGCGAATTGATTGGCGCTTTTACCTCCGGCTTAAACGCCTGTCAGTTTTGCTGCGATACACATTCAGCCACAGCGGAAGTACTGGGCATACCAAAAGGCCTGATTGACGATCTGATCATGGATATCGACAATGCCGATATTACGGATAAAATGAAACCCTTGCTCAACTACGTGAAAAAGCTTACGGAGAAGCCAACACAAGTAACTCAGGCAGATGTTGATGCTATCTTTGCGGCAGGCTGGGACGAGGATGCTTTTTACCATGCGGTATCCATTTGCGGGCTATTCAACTACTACAACCGTTTGATTGAAGGCTATGGGGTTAAATCAGCACCGGAGTACCGTGATTTTATTGGCGAACGGCTCGCAAACGAAGGTTATTCGTCGGCGCTTGATCATAATGATTAG
- a CDS encoding histidine triad nucleotide-binding protein yields the protein MTDTLFTKIIDREIPADIVYEDEQCLAFRDINPKAPMHILVIPKKCIAKLVDAEPADEPLLGHLMTVASDLASNEGYGDAFRLVINNGAAVGQSVFHLHLHVLGGRDFMWPPG from the coding sequence ATGACAGACACACTGTTTACGAAAATTATTGACCGTGAAATTCCCGCTGACATCGTTTATGAAGACGAGCAATGCCTTGCCTTTCGTGACATAAACCCCAAAGCACCCATGCATATCCTGGTGATTCCGAAAAAATGTATAGCCAAATTGGTAGATGCTGAGCCAGCGGATGAGCCTTTGCTCGGACATTTGATGACCGTAGCATCGGACCTTGCAAGCAATGAAGGTTATGGGGATGCGTTTCGCTTAGTTATCAATAATGGCGCTGCGGTGGGGCAAAGCGTATTTCATCTGCATTTGCATGTTTTGGGCGGGCGCGATTTTATGTGGCCGCCGGGGTAG
- a CDS encoding alpha-hydroxy-acid oxidizing protein, with protein MRLKNCYNTGDFRQLAKQKLPAPIFHYIDGGADDEVTLRRNTDAFNSCDLVPNVLAGIDSVDLTTQVLGQNLKLPLLFAPTALQRLFHHQGEKATAKAAEKFGAMYGMSTIATCSIEEMGALTQAPKMFQIYVHKDSAMTVDLIDRCKAANFDALALTVDTIVAGNRERDYVTGMSTPPKLTLSSMLSFALHPQWSLNYLLKDKFDLPNVSKYVQDGSNMKSSIVDYINHHINSRISWDDAAKMIEQWQKPFAIKGVMSVADAKRAVDIGASAIMLSNHGGRQLDGSRAPFDHLKAVVDAVGGQIEIILDGGVRRGTHVLKALALGATACSGGRFYLYALAAAGQAGVERAIALLRNELERDMMLMGCPCLADLNENMLVLRP; from the coding sequence ATGAGATTAAAAAATTGTTACAATACTGGAGATTTTCGACAATTAGCCAAGCAAAAACTCCCTGCCCCTATTTTTCATTACATTGACGGCGGTGCGGATGATGAGGTGACGCTAAGGCGCAATACCGATGCCTTTAACAGCTGCGACCTAGTGCCGAATGTGTTGGCAGGTATTGACTCGGTCGATCTCACCACTCAAGTTTTGGGGCAAAATCTGAAGCTGCCATTGCTGTTCGCGCCCACTGCTTTACAGCGCCTGTTCCATCACCAGGGTGAGAAAGCAACCGCCAAGGCAGCTGAAAAGTTTGGTGCTATGTACGGCATGTCAACTATTGCAACTTGCAGCATAGAGGAAATGGGCGCACTTACCCAGGCGCCGAAAATGTTTCAAATTTATGTACATAAGGATTCGGCTATGACGGTCGATCTCATTGATCGCTGTAAAGCCGCCAATTTTGATGCGCTGGCGCTTACGGTCGATACTATTGTGGCGGGCAATCGTGAGCGCGATTATGTGACGGGTATGAGTACACCACCAAAACTCACCCTTTCGAGTATGCTCAGTTTTGCATTACACCCACAATGGTCTTTGAACTATCTGCTCAAGGATAAATTTGATTTACCTAATGTTTCGAAATATGTACAAGATGGTAGCAATATGAAATCCTCGATTGTGGACTATATTAATCACCACATTAATTCCCGCATCTCCTGGGACGATGCGGCCAAGATGATTGAACAATGGCAAAAACCCTTCGCCATTAAGGGCGTGATGTCGGTTGCCGATGCTAAAAGAGCAGTAGATATTGGTGCTAGTGCAATCATGCTCTCCAACCATGGCGGACGGCAGTTAGACGGCTCAAGAGCCCCCTTCGATCATTTAAAAGCGGTTGTTGATGCTGTCGGCGGGCAGATTGAAATTATTCTGGATGGCGGTGTTCGACGCGGTACCCATGTACTTAAAGCGCTTGCGTTAGGTGCTACCGCCTGTTCTGGCGGCAGGTTTTATCTCTATGCGTTAGCAGCGGCGGGGCAGGCTGGAGTGGAGCGTGCTATTGCTCTTCTTCGCAATGAACTGGAACGGGATATGATGCTGATGGGCTGTCCTTGTCTTGCTGATTTGAACGAAAATATGTTGGTTCTACGTCCTTAG
- a CDS encoding DUF4124 domain-containing protein — MKLMKFLIVCLFICQYAWAEIYKYTDKNGKIHFTDTPPMEVKSEVLEVEQPIHHGTPPPNKKAAKALFEQDKIKQEQLRRERILAAQQREKEKATKQIACEKAKSDLVRMKQYRAQASSTNSKRYYNKRVDMAKEVEDEACKLSNFR, encoded by the coding sequence ATGAAACTCATGAAATTCCTGATTGTTTGCCTTTTTATCTGCCAATATGCTTGGGCCGAGATTTACAAATATACCGATAAAAATGGCAAGATCCATTTTACCGACACACCGCCGATGGAGGTTAAGTCCGAAGTTTTAGAAGTTGAGCAGCCGATCCATCATGGTACTCCCCCGCCTAATAAAAAGGCAGCAAAGGCGCTTTTTGAGCAGGACAAGATAAAACAGGAACAGCTAAGACGGGAGCGAATTCTCGCTGCGCAACAACGTGAAAAGGAAAAGGCGACTAAGCAGATCGCCTGCGAGAAAGCGAAAAGTGACCTGGTACGAATGAAGCAATATCGGGCGCAGGCCAGTTCGACGAACAGTAAGCGCTACTACAATAAGCGGGTTGACATGGCGAAGGAGGTTGAGGATGAAGCCTGCAAACTCAGCAATTTTCGTTAG
- a CDS encoding PilZ domain-containing protein, whose translation MDERRNYVRKSLSSTVSVFDRNTNEYIGLVADWSEDGLLVTSSVNPIHIGGIYEYMLLSQSPNGSDATDRAQLDAESVWCERTSPSFYGTGFRLKLITPEARYVLEKCSHIN comes from the coding sequence GTGGACGAAAGAAGGAATTACGTTAGAAAAAGCTTAAGCAGTACTGTCAGTGTTTTCGATAGAAATACTAATGAATATATTGGCCTGGTTGCGGATTGGTCTGAAGATGGATTGTTAGTAACCAGTAGCGTCAATCCAATCCATATTGGTGGAATTTATGAATATATGCTGTTGTCGCAATCGCCCAATGGTTCTGACGCCACTGACCGTGCGCAACTGGACGCCGAAAGTGTTTGGTGTGAGCGGACGAGTCCATCATTTTATGGCACAGGTTTCAGGCTTAAGCTCATAACGCCTGAGGCGCGTTACGTGTTAGAAAAGTGTTCTCATATTAATTAG